The Virgibacillus siamensis sequence GGTTCACTTGCTGTCAGCAGTTTTTCCATCAACGGGCACTACTGCTCCGTCAAATTCCTTCAAAATGTAATTCTGAATCTCTTCGGAATGCAGCACATCAACCAGCGTTTTCAATGCTTCATTATCTTTATTTTCTTTCTTTACAGCAACAACGTTCACATATGGAGATTCTTCACCTTCCAGAATCAGTGCATCTTCCATCGGGTTCAAATCTGCTCCGATTGCATAGTTCGTATTAATCGCTACCAGTGTATTTTCTTCTGTTTCGTAAAGCTCAGGCAGAAATGCTGCTTCATAGTCATATGAGAACTTCAGGTTTTTCGGGTTTTTCACAATATCATCCACTGTTGCCTCTACATGATCAACATCATCTGCTATTTTGATTAAACCTGCTTTTTCCAAAAGTGACAATACACGGCCATGATCCGCAACTGAGCGGCTCATAAGCACTTCAGTTCCCTCAGGTACTTCCTTAATACTATCAAATGATTTTGAATAAATTCCCATTGGCTCGATATGAATACCGCCTAAATGTGTAAAATCATAACCAATTTCTGCTTTTTGTTTTTTCAAATACGGGATATGCTGGAAATAGTTCGCATCAATTTCACCGCTGGACAAGTCTTCATTCGGAAGTACATAATCCTGATATTCTTCAATTTTAAGCGTAATACCTTTATCCTTCAAAATTGGCTTTGCTTTTTCTAAAATTTTTGCGTGAGGTGTGCTTGATGCACCGACTTTAATAACATTATCCTTCGCGCTGGATTCATCCCCGCCACATGCTGCAAGTACTAAAATAAATAATACAGATACGAATGCCAATACCTTTTTCATCTGAATTCTCTCCTTTTATCGTTTATCTAATTTACTGGAAATAAAGTCTCCAATGAACTGAAAAATAAATACAATAATAACAATTAGAATGGTACAAATTAGCACAACATCAAATTCCCGGCGCTGGAAACCAAAGAAATAAGCATAGTTCCCAAGTCCGCCTGCACCGATAACACCCGCCATAGCTGTGTAGCCAATGAGCGCAATCGCTGTAACAGTCAGACCGGATACAAGTGCCGGCATCGATTCCGGCAGCAGAACCCGGAAAATAACAGTCCATGTTTTAGCTCCCATTGATTTGGCTGCTTCAATTACCCCTTTATCCACTTCCTTCAAGGCAATTTCAACAAGCCTTCCATAAAATGGCGCTGAGCCAATAATCAGGGCGGGTAAAGCTGCGTTTGGTCCACGGATTGT is a genomic window containing:
- a CDS encoding MetQ/NlpA family ABC transporter substrate-binding protein, whose translation is MKKVLAFVSVLFILVLAACGGDESSAKDNVIKVGASSTPHAKILEKAKPILKDKGITLKIEEYQDYVLPNEDLSSGEIDANYFQHIPYLKKQKAEIGYDFTHLGGIHIEPMGIYSKSFDSIKEVPEGTEVLMSRSVADHGRVLSLLEKAGLIKIADDVDHVEATVDDIVKNPKNLKFSYDYEAAFLPELYETEENTLVAINTNYAIGADLNPMEDALILEGEESPYVNVVAVKKENKDNEALKTLVDVLHSEEIQNYILKEFDGAVVPVDGKTADSK
- a CDS encoding methionine ABC transporter permease; its protein translation is MLTELFPNIDTQELWVATYETFYMTILALVGTLILGIALGLMLFLTGKGGIWQNKFLNMIAAAVVNVFRAIPFIILILLLFPFTDFLIGTIRGPNAALPALIIGSAPFYGRLVEIALKEVDKGVIEAAKSMGAKTWTVIFRVLLPESMPALVSGLTVTAIALIGYTAMAGVIGAGGLGNYAYFFGFQRREFDVVLICTILIVIIVFIFQFIGDFISSKLDKR